A genomic region of Trueperaceae bacterium contains the following coding sequences:
- a CDS encoding glycosyltransferase, which produces MRVAYITMQFPVPSETFARNDVRRLTGRGVEIAVHTLLPGRRDALELLAQSGLSSLPIYANGPGPSLRGLGAALLRPRLLWRTLRWVWRDNRPSHALLTTAIIPRAFGILASLEEDRPDVVHIFWGHYPAVVGFLVRERLPGVPVSMALNAYDLTMRYGGSPEVARRASFLRTHARVNVADVASFTGVPEERVNVIYNGVDLEWLDGIAAGVEKVPGRLAVAGRLIESKGIDEVIRVFARVREEHADASLVVMGEGPARRELVRLAESLGVDHAVSFLGHVPHAWVVEELARAQVVLLLSRKDSERLPNAIKEGMACRSVCVATDTPGMDELIDHGRSGYIVRAGETEKTAEMVSSVLAGRVDVSAMVEEARRQIERNFDLRVTTESYLRAWGSLVGTVEGASEPVAAAGD; this is translated from the coding sequence ATGAGGGTCGCTTACATAACCATGCAGTTCCCGGTGCCGTCCGAGACGTTCGCCCGTAACGACGTCCGCCGGCTCACCGGCCGAGGCGTCGAGATCGCCGTCCACACCCTGCTGCCCGGCCGGCGGGACGCCTTAGAGCTGCTGGCCCAGAGCGGCCTCTCCTCGCTACCGATCTACGCCAACGGCCCAGGGCCCTCGCTCCGGGGTCTCGGCGCAGCGCTGCTCAGGCCGCGGCTGCTCTGGCGCACTCTCCGCTGGGTGTGGCGGGACAACCGGCCGTCTCACGCCCTGCTGACTACCGCCATCATCCCGCGCGCCTTCGGGATCCTGGCCTCGCTGGAGGAAGACCGGCCCGACGTCGTCCACATCTTCTGGGGCCACTACCCGGCCGTCGTGGGCTTCCTCGTCCGTGAACGCCTTCCCGGCGTGCCCGTGTCGATGGCCCTCAACGCTTACGACCTGACCATGAGGTACGGCGGCTCACCCGAGGTGGCGCGGCGAGCGTCGTTCCTGAGGACCCACGCCCGTGTGAACGTCGCCGACGTGGCGAGCTTCACGGGCGTACCCGAAGAACGCGTGAACGTCATCTACAACGGCGTCGATCTCGAGTGGCTCGACGGTATCGCCGCCGGCGTGGAGAAGGTCCCGGGAAGGCTGGCGGTGGCCGGGCGACTCATCGAGTCGAAGGGGATCGACGAGGTGATCCGGGTATTCGCCCGGGTACGGGAGGAACACGCCGATGCCTCGCTCGTCGTCATGGGGGAGGGCCCCGCGCGGCGCGAGCTCGTTCGGCTGGCGGAATCGCTCGGCGTCGACCATGCCGTCAGCTTCCTGGGCCACGTTCCCCACGCCTGGGTGGTGGAGGAGTTGGCCCGGGCGCAGGTCGTCCTCCTCCTGTCACGGAAGGACTCGGAGCGCCTCCCCAACGCGATCAAGGAGGGGATGGCCTGCCGCTCCGTCTGCGTGGCGACGGACACCCCGGGCATGGACGAACTGATCGACCACGGCCGCAGCGGCTATATCGTCCGAGCGGGCGAAACCGAGAAGACCGCTGAGATGGTCTCGAGCGTGCTGGCGGGCCGGGTCGACGTGAGCGCCATGGTCGAGGAGGCGCGGCGCCAGATCGAGAGGAACTTCGATCTGCGGGTCACCACCGAAAGCTACCTGCGCGCCTGGGGCTCTCTCGTGGGCACGGTCGAGGGCGCCTCGGAGCCGGTTGCCGCCGCCGGCGACTGA
- a CDS encoding glycosyltransferase family 4 protein has translation MIPVLVMSAAALMSSAITARVKEYARSRRILDVPNGRSLHQAAVPRGGGLGFVTTILISLPLMWFFFPADSPLWLALLGSLPIAVTGWLDDRFSLPASRRFLVHSLVAAWAVWMLGGLEGVRLGTIELDLGAFGYPLAWLLVVWLINLYNFMDGIDGLAAGQAVLVGAVGALLASAGGNVGLAWFAALVAASCAGFLQWNLPPARIFMGDAGSGFLGYVFAVVALYSEASGGPPLLVWLLLLGVFVVDSTATLIQRWLAGERWYEAHRSHAYQRAVQLGFSHRFVTLTVLGITAVLAAVAWVVNTLPALALPVALLDFGLLLLIWRYVYKRSRRADAG, from the coding sequence GTGATCCCGGTCCTGGTCATGTCGGCAGCGGCTCTGATGAGTTCGGCCATCACCGCGCGGGTGAAGGAGTACGCCCGCAGCCGCCGCATCCTCGACGTTCCCAACGGCCGTTCGCTCCACCAGGCGGCCGTCCCCCGAGGCGGTGGCCTGGGCTTCGTCACGACGATACTGATCAGCCTGCCCTTGATGTGGTTCTTCTTCCCGGCCGACTCGCCGCTGTGGCTGGCGCTCCTCGGTTCGCTGCCCATCGCGGTCACCGGCTGGCTCGACGACCGCTTCTCGCTACCGGCCTCACGTCGCTTCCTGGTCCACTCGCTCGTCGCAGCCTGGGCGGTCTGGATGCTGGGCGGTCTGGAGGGCGTGCGACTGGGGACCATCGAGCTCGACCTGGGCGCCTTCGGCTACCCACTCGCCTGGTTGCTTGTGGTGTGGCTCATAAACCTCTACAACTTCATGGACGGTATCGACGGCCTGGCGGCGGGCCAGGCGGTGCTGGTGGGCGCGGTAGGAGCCCTGCTGGCGAGCGCCGGCGGCAACGTCGGACTCGCCTGGTTCGCGGCGCTGGTCGCCGCCAGCTGCGCCGGCTTCCTGCAGTGGAACCTGCCGCCCGCCCGCATCTTCATGGGCGACGCCGGCAGCGGGTTCCTCGGTTACGTCTTCGCGGTCGTAGCACTCTACTCGGAGGCCAGCGGCGGCCCACCGCTGCTCGTCTGGCTGCTGCTGCTCGGCGTCTTCGTGGTCGACAGCACGGCAACCCTGATCCAGCGGTGGCTGGCAGGAGAACGCTGGTACGAAGCGCACCGGTCGCACGCCTATCAACGCGCGGTGCAGCTGGGCTTCAGCCACCGCTTCGTCACCCTCACCGTCCTCGGCATCACCGCGGTACTCGCGGCCGTCGCCTGGGTGGTGAATACCCTGCCGGCGCTGGCGTTGCCGGTGGCGTTGCTCGATTTCGGGCTCCTGCTCCTGATATGGCGCTACGTCTACAAGCGCTCCAGACGGGCCGATGCCGGTTGA
- a CDS encoding NAD-dependent epimerase/dehydratase family protein, whose translation MTRLVVIGAGGFIGKSVASEAAEHPEFELVSAARKPGSGERAADLTAPETLRALICPGDVVVNCAGYANANDATVDGRRLLERVNVEGVVALAEACALKGARQLVHLSSVAAMGPCTGEHVTEADSAPPATAYAWSKLRAEQLLASYRDRLHVTVLRPTSVFGEGRGLARSLCRLVSLPVVPLPAGGRSLIPFCYVKNVAAAVLLCAGNPSCFGRTFVVGDERSYTLREIVLAFARALGKRPLLLPLPAGLVGAAASLESRLADRRNRLPLLGEERIASLSRSVTYSIDELRRATGYTPRYDLVEAADRIAAWYRREVQA comes from the coding sequence ATGACCCGGCTTGTGGTCATCGGAGCCGGCGGCTTCATCGGCAAGTCGGTGGCTTCGGAGGCAGCGGAGCATCCCGAGTTCGAGCTGGTGTCAGCGGCCCGTAAGCCGGGCAGCGGAGAGCGTGCGGCAGACCTGACGGCCCCGGAGACCCTGCGGGCACTGATCTGCCCGGGAGACGTGGTCGTGAACTGCGCGGGCTACGCCAACGCCAACGACGCGACCGTGGACGGTAGGCGGCTCCTCGAGCGAGTGAACGTGGAGGGAGTCGTCGCTCTGGCCGAGGCATGCGCGCTAAAGGGCGCCCGCCAGCTCGTTCACCTGAGCAGCGTCGCGGCGATGGGACCCTGCACCGGCGAGCATGTCACGGAGGCCGATTCGGCTCCCCCCGCCACCGCTTACGCCTGGAGCAAACTGAGGGCCGAGCAGCTCCTAGCCTCGTACCGCGATCGGTTGCACGTCACGGTGCTCAGGCCCACTTCCGTATTCGGGGAGGGGCGTGGCCTGGCGCGCTCGCTCTGCCGGCTCGTCTCTCTGCCGGTCGTTCCACTCCCGGCCGGCGGCAGGTCGCTGATCCCCTTCTGCTACGTGAAGAACGTTGCCGCGGCCGTCCTGCTCTGCGCCGGGAATCCGAGCTGCTTCGGGCGGACCTTCGTCGTGGGGGACGAGCGCTCCTACACGCTGCGGGAGATCGTGCTAGCGTTCGCGCGAGCACTGGGCAAGCGGCCCCTGCTGCTCCCCCTGCCCGCTGGGCTGGTCGGGGCGGCGGCATCGCTCGAGTCCAGGCTCGCGGACCGGCGGAACCGCCTCCCGCTCCTGGGTGAGGAACGGATCGCCTCTCTCTCGAGGTCGGTCACCTACTCGATCGACGAACTCCGGCGGGCCACCGGTTACACCCCCCGATACGACCTGGTGGAGGCCGCGGACCGGATAGCCGCCTGGTACCGGCGGGAGGTACAGGCGTGA